ACAAGTGGGTTCAGTTTAATAGTATTCGCAAACAGTTAAGAGTACCATTCATAATTGTTGCGGATTTTGAGTCTCTTACGCGAAAAATCAGTGGCTGTGTGAATGATCCCACTTTTTCAACCACTACAAAGTATCAAAAGCATGAACCATCTGGCTTCTGTTATAAAGTTGTTAGCTCTGATCCTTCGTATTACAAACCTGCTGTTGTATACAGGGGCccaaatgttattaataatttcattgATCATCTATTAGAAGAAAGTAAGAATATTGGAGAAATCTTAAAAATCGTGGAACCAATGAAATTGACAGTAGAGGATCAGAGAACATTTAGAACCGCTAGTACATGCCATATTTGTCAAGGAAAGCTAGGGTCAGACCGAGTTCGTGATCATGATCATTTGACTGGAGTTTATAGGGGTCCTGCACACAATAAATGCAATTTACAGTACCAGTTTAGGAGGAACAAGGGGAAACAGAGCAATCTTAACGAGTTCTTTATTCCTGTTGTTTTTCACAACCTTAAAGGTTATGATAGCCACCTGATCATGAGGTATTTAGATAAAtctgttaaacaaaaattgcacTGTCTAGCCAACAACATGGAAAAATACATATCGTTCTCTGTTGGCAGTTTACGGTTCATAGACTCACTTCAGTTTTTGAACGCATCGCTTGAGACACTGGTTACTAATTTGAAAGCAGACGGTAGTGATAAATTCACTCAACTCACAAAAGAATTTTTAGATGAACAAAAAATCAGCTTACTTCTAAGAAAAGGGGTATACCCTTATGACTTTATGGATGACGAGTCTAAATTTAACATGTCTCAGCTCCCTGCTCAAGCTGAGTTTTATAATAGTCTAACTGATAGTGATATCTCGGACGAGGATTATGAGCATGTTCATCAGGTGTGGACAACGTTTGACCTGAAAACCATGGGAGAGTACCACGATTTGTACATGAAAACAGATGTTCTTCTCTTGGCAGATGTATTTGAAAATTTTAGAAACATGTGCTTAGATTATTATGATTTGGACAGTGCTCATTATTTCACTTTACCCGGTGTAGGGTGGGATGCCATGCTCAAGATGGGAGGTGTGGAACTTGAACTTCTCACAGATTTGGATATGCATCTTATGATAGAGCATGGTCTAAGAGGTGGAATTTCAATGATATCAAAAAAGTTTTTCAAAGCTAACAATCCTTATCTTGaaacatttaatgaaaatgaaccCTCCACCTATCTTATGTATTTGGATGCTAATAACCTGTATGGACATAGCATGTCCCAATACCTCCCTGAAAGAGATTTCGAGTGGGTTAAAGACTTGGACAGTCTTGACATTATGACTGTGACAGAGAATTCAAACACAGGGTATATTTTGGAGGTAGATCTTGAATACCCCACAGAATTACATGACTGTCACAGTGACTACCCTCTGGCCCCTGAATCTATGCTAGTCACTGATGCTATGCTTTCTCCTCACTCACAGCAGCTGAGAGATAAACTTTGTCTTACAGGTCGGCCTGTACGAAAATTAGTTCCAAACCTCAATGATAAAGAGAAATATGTACTACATTACAGAAACTTACAATTCTATCTCAGACAGGGAATAAAGTTGACAAAGATCCATAGAGCGATTCAGTTTAGACAGTCTCCATGGTTAAAGACCTATATCGATTTCAATATGGAAAAAAGAAAGCAGTctaaaaatgaaactgaaaaagcTTTTTTTAAGTTGATGAACAACTCCTGCTTTGGTCGAAGTATGATGAATGTAAGAAAGCATGTGAACGTGGAGCTGGTCAATTCAAAGAAACGTTTAAAGAAACTCTGTGCTAAACCCACATTTGAaggctttaaaatatttaaccctGATTTGGCTGCAGTTCATCTTAAGAAAGCTACTATCTTTCTTAACCAGCCTATCTATGCCGGATTTTCAATTCTAGATATGTCTAAAATTGTTATGTATGAATTTCACTATGATTTCATGAGAGCAAAGTATGGGAATAAAGTCCAACTTTTATTCACGGATACAGATTCACTGTGTTATGAGATAGAAACAGAAGATATCTATTCTGATTTTTAGAAACATGCCAACTTGTTTGACACAAGTAACTATAatctctctcaccctctcttCTCTATTGTAAATGCCAAAGTGTTAGGTAAAATGAAGGATGAGCTTGGGGGATCTGTCATGGAAGAGTTTGTAGGTCTTAGACCGAAAATGTATTCAGTTTTGTATGaggggaaagagaaaaaaatagctaAAGGTGTTAGTAAAACTGTGATAAAAAAGGTTCTGAAGCACACTATGtataagaaatgtttgtttgaacattCCCAACTGAGACATAGCATGACTAATATTCAGAGTGTGAATCATCAGCTTTACAGTGTAGCTACTAACAAGATAAGTTTATCTCCCTACGATGACAAACGCTATGTCCTTGAAGATGGAATCCATACACTAGCCCATGGACACTACCGTACTCATACTGGAATCATTGATTAGGCTATAAACCACATGTGCACAATATTGTCTATTGTAAATGAGAACCACTTCATACCTTATAATGATTTTTATGTATGTAGATATGTTAACCTTTTTTATATGATGCCCtcttaataaaaaatagattttgttttttttgtaataaacttaACTTGTTTaatgcttttttgttttgttttatttaacttaatacaataaataaataacaagagAAATGCTTGATTactacaatgtattttatttttctcaacatacatatattatgataCTTGTCAAGGATAAAGGGAATCTCTTGACTGTatcttacatatacatatacacaaaactattcagtatctgtatcattttaattttcttcttcttgatcATTGACTAAGTCCTCAGCTTCAAAAAAATCAATCTGGGACAGTATATATTTGACATTTGGTTTCATCAACAATTCAATCTTGTTAGAGATTATAACTGGGTCCGTCTCGGGGTCCATGTTCTTCACTTTAGACAGTATGGATTTGAACAAAGGTGCTTCACTGAAATAAGTCACAAACTGTAGGGCTAGAACCATTCTGTCAATGAAAGTTTTTTTCCAACATTTTTGTAACTTTCTTTCAATCCATCTTTCAGACTTCCCTTGATCTTCATAAGTTTCTTTCTTTGCCTGAATGCTTTCTTTACAAGTTTTCAAGGTCAACTTCCACATCTCTGTCAGACCAGCAGCTTCCCATTCTTTGTAATCCAATTTGGAATCTTTTACATCGGTATTGATGGGTTCTTCATCCAGTTTGGCTCGTTTCCTTAAAGGTTGACCCCCATTTTCGGGGCACCAGGTTCTTACATGGCGTTGAAGATCATGGTTGTTCTCAAACAAAATACCGCATTCGTCACAGGAAGGCATGTTGACAACTGTATCAATATCCTCCGTATCACTGTAATTAAAGTCACTGTCAACTTCAGAAGTTTCTGTCACGTCGTTTAAGTTATTGTGTTTGATGTTCACAGGAGGACTGTTACTATTCAACTGAGGTGACTCTCGAATTGATGGTTCTTTTATAGGTTGTTGAGAAACACTGTCACTAGTAGTTATAACATTAGGTTTAAGTCTCTCATTCTCAGAGGTAGAAGGTCGTAAGTCAATAGTCAGATTCCCATAAGGTTGTTGAACAGCTGCTTCATACACAGACATAAAACGATCAGTACTGTTGGGATAAATTCTTCTTGCAAACAAGTTCAATTGTTGCCTGTCCACGGGTGAATTGAACAGAGTCACAAAATGTGAATTCAGAGCAATGTCACGTGACTCCTTGCCTCTCGGAAACAAATTTTGTAACAGCAAAAAATTAATGACATTCTTGTGATGTGAAGTACGAGTAAACAGTTGAGAAATACGTTTATCATCCTTGGCCTCGGTCATGTGATTATccagaattaaaacattattgttgCACGCATCAAAGTAGTTGTCGTCCTGCAGGTTGTAAGGGATACCTTTCACAAACTGAACTTGAGGCATGGTCTCACGCATAGTATCATAAAGGGGTTGCCACTCGTTGTAACACCATACAATGTTGTTAGGTGTTGGCTTGATGAGTCCTTTCCGAAGTATATGATACATATACATTGTCTTCCCACATCCACTAGGGCCCACGAAAATTACAttggaaggtatagtaaaattaaacGGTTCTTCATCTGGTACCTGCTGAGCTTGCAtttctggtggtggtggtggtggtgaaggtggtggtggtggtggtggtggtgaatgACTGGTCTGTCTATGTCTGAGCATGGCATCCCTCC
This DNA window, taken from Gigantopelta aegis isolate Gae_Host chromosome 4, Gae_host_genome, whole genome shotgun sequence, encodes the following:
- the LOC121370009 gene encoding uncharacterized protein LOC121370009, with the translated sequence MEKYISFSVGSLRFIDSLQFLNASLETLVTNLKADGSDKFTQLTKEFLDEQKISLLLRKGVYPYDFMDDESKFNMSQLPAQAEFYNSLTDSDISDEDYEHVHQVWTTFDLKTMGEYHDLYMKTDVLLLADVFENFRNMCLDYYDLDSAHYFTLPGVGWDAMLKMGGVELELLTDLDMHLMIEHGLRGGISMISKKFFKANNPYLETFNENEPSTYLMYLDANNLYGHSMSQYLPERDFEWVKDLDSLDIMTVTENSNTGYILEVDLEYPTELHDCHSDYPLAPESMLVTDAMLSPHSQQLRDKLCLTGRPVRKLVPNLNDKEKYVLHYRNLQFYLRQGIKLTKIHRAIQFRQSPWLKTYIDFNMEKRKQSKNETEKAFFKLMNNSCFGRSMMNVRKHVNVELVNSKKRLKKLCAKPTFEGFKIFNPDLAAVHLKKATIFLNQPIYAGFSILDMSKIVMYEFHYDFMRAKYGNKVQLLFTDTDSLCYEIETEDIYSDF